Proteins encoded in a region of the Benincasa hispida cultivar B227 chromosome 2, ASM972705v1, whole genome shotgun sequence genome:
- the LOC120071559 gene encoding asparagine--tRNA ligase, cytoplasmic 1-like, whose amino-acid sequence MAEHSAPPADQLAAVTLNNDAPTYDSLKAEFSDRVPIRTIVSRPDGGAGLAGQKVRVGGWVKTGRKADKDAFAFLELNDGSCPQNLQVIIEASVADLSQIVPTGTCVVVDGVFKLPPPGKHQKVELRADAVVHVGPVDPARYPLPKTKLTLEFLRDVVHLRPRTNTISAVARIRNALAYATHTFFNKHGFLYIHTPIVTTSDCEGAGEMFQVTTLLSEAERLEKELIKNPPPSEAEVDEARKIVKEKGEAVANLKASKASKEEIGASVLELKKAKENVAKLEERAKLKPGIPEKDGKVDYAKDFFARQAFLTVSGQLQVETYACALSSVYTFGPTFRAENSHTSRHLAEFWMVEPEIAFADLQDDMNCAEAYVRFMCQWLLDNCLDDMKFMAEKYDRTCIDRLKMVSSTPFVRISYTEAVEVLEEAVKKGKEFENKVEWGIDLASEHERYLTEVIFKKPVIVYNYPKGIKAFYMRLNDDLKTVAAMDVLVPKVGELIGGSQREERYEVIHDRIKEMGLPLEPYEWYLDLRRYGTVKHCGFGLGFERMLLFATGIDNIRDVIPFPRYPGRADL is encoded by the exons ATGGCAGAGCATTCCGCGCCACCCGCCGACCAACTCGCCGCCGTCACCTTAAACAACGATGCTCCCACTTACGACTCTCTCAAAGCTGAATTCTCCGACCGCGTGCCGATCCGTACAATTGTCTCCCGGCCAGACGGCGGCGCAGGCCTCGCCGGCCAGAAGGTACGCGTCGGTGGTTGGGTCAAAACTGGAAGAAAGGCCGATAAGGATGCTTTTGCCTTTCTCGAGTTAAACGATGGCTCTTGCCCACAGAATCTTCAAGTGATCATCGAAGCGTCTGTGGCGGATCTTAGCCAGATTGTTCCCACTGGAACCTGCGTTGTTGTCGACGGCGTCTTCAAGCTTCCTCCGCCGGGTAAGCACCAGAAAGTTGAACTTCGGGCTGATGCTGTCGTTCATGTCGGTCCCGTTGATCCCGCTCGGTATCCTTTGCCGAAGACAAAACTCACTCTCGAGTTTCTTAGAGATGTCGTCCATCTCCGCCCTAGAACCAACACG ATATCTGCAGTTGCTAGAATTCGAAATGCACTTGCATATGCCACTCACACATTTTTTAACAAGCATGGATTTCTTTATATTCACACGCCAATTGTTACCACAAGCGATTGTGAGGGTGCTGGTGAAATGTTTCAAGTTACAACTCTATTGAGTGAGGCTGAAAGGTTAGAAAAGGAGTTGATTAAAAACCCACCTCCATCAGAAGCAGAAGTAGATGAAGCAAGGAAAATTGTCAAGGAGAAAGGAGAAGCTGTTGCCAATCTGAAGGCTTCTAAAGCCAGCAAGGAGGAAATTGGTGCTTCTGTTTTGGAACTGAAGAAGGCAAAGGAGAATGTTGCTAAGCTGGAAGAGAGAGCAAAGCTTAAACCAGGCATTCCAGAGAAAGATGGGAAAGTTGATTATGCAAAAGATTTCTTTGCTCGGCAAGCATTTTTGACCGTTTCTGGCCAGCTTCAAGTTGAAACTTATGCCTGTGCACTTAGTAGTGTATACACCTTTGGACCAACCTTCCGTGCTGAAAATTCTCACACTTCAAGACATCTTGCAGAGTTCTGGATGGTTGAGCCTGAAATTGCATTTGCAGATTTGCAG GACGATATGAATTGTGCGGAAGCCTATGTGAGATTTATGTGTCAATGGTTACTTGACAACTGCCTAGATGACATGAAATTTATGGCTGAAAAGTATGATCGAACTTGTATTGATCGTCTCAAAATGGTCTCTTCAACCCCTTTTGTTCGAATTTCCTATACGGAAGCTGTTGAAGTACTTGAGGAAGCCGTAAAGAAGGGCAAGGAGTTTGAGAACAAAGTAGAATGGGGGATTGATTTAGCTTCGGAGCATGAACG ATACTTGACTGAGGTAATATTTAAAAAGCCTGTCATTGTCTATAACTATCCAAAAGGAATCAAAGCATTTTATATGAGACTCAATGACGACCTGAAAACTGTAGCTGCAATGGATGTTCTTGTCCCTAAG GTTGGGGAATTGATTGGTGGAAGCCAAAGGGAGGAGCGATACGAGGTTATTCATGACAG GATCAAGGAGATGGGTCTGCCACTTGAACCATACGAATGGTATCTTGATCTGAGACGTTACGGGACAGTCAAGCACTGTGGTTTTGGTCTCGGCTTCGAGCGGATGCTTCTTTTTGCTACTGGCATTGACAATATCAGAGATGTTATACCTTTCCCCAGATATCCAGGACGAGCAGACCTATAA